TATGCCGCGTTTCGCGTCGGAGGCAGAGTGATCGATGTGGTTCGCCACTAATATTCGTTTGAACATTTCATAAGTATTTAAAATCAAAATCCGATTTGTCTAAAATCGGATTTTTTTATTCACTAAAAGTACATTATCGCATCCATGAAAATAGCGCTTGCACAGATCAATACCCGAACCGGCGATCTTGATAATAATGCGGACGCCATTATCCGTTCACTCCGGCAAGCTGAAAATGCCGGCGCAGATCTGGTTGTCTTTCCCGAACTCACGATTACCGGTTATCCGCCCGAAGATCTCGTCGAGAAGCGGGCTTTCGTCAAAAAAAACCTGGCCGTGCTTGAGCGCATTGCCAGGGAAACGAAAAACACCGGTGTGATTATAGGTTTCGCCTATCCTAACGAGTCAGGCAAAGGCCATCCGGTTTTTAATTCAGCCGCGTTGATGGATCACGGACAAATCGTTGGGATCCAGCATAAGACCTTGCTCCCCAATTATGATGTCTTCGACGAAATGCGTCACTTCGAGCCGGCTGTCGAGCGCAAAACGTTGACATTTCGCGGGAAAAAAATTGGCGTATCGATTTGCGAGGACGCATGGAATGACAAAGATTTCTGGAAACATCCGTTATACCCGAACGATCCGGTTGAAGAATTGGCACGACAGAAATGCGACGTTTTGATCAATATTTCCGCTTCTCCTTTCAGCATCAAAAAAAATGTACTACGCCTCAATATGTTCAAAAACATTGCCGTCAAATACCGTCTGCCTGTTGTAATGGTGAATTTGATCGGCGGCAATGACAGCCTGATTTTCGACGGATGCAGTTTTGTTTTGGATGCGGATGGAAACATTTTAGCCCAGGCTAAAGCGTTTGAAGAAGATTTTTTCGTCGTCGATCTCGACAAAAAAACCGGGATAATTAATGCTTGGGACGAATCCGAAGAAAAAGAAATTACCGATGCGTTGGTTCTCGGCGTCCGGGATTATTTGAGAAAATGTCATTTCAACAAAGCGATCATCGGCCTCAGCGGCGGCATTGACTCCGCGCTGGTCGCCGCAATTACGACCATGGCGATCGGCAAAGACAAAGTCATCGGCGTCGCGATGCCGTCACGCTACTCTTCTGATCACAGCGTGGCCGACGCACGGCAACTCGCCCAAAACCTCGGCATCGAATTCCGTCTCATTCCTATCGAACCGATGTTTAAGCCTTATTTGGAGGGTCTGTCGACGGAATTTAAAGGTATGAACGAAGACATTACGGAAGAAAATCTGCAGGCCCGGATTCGTGGAAATATCTTAATGGCTTTGTCGAATAAGTTCAACGCCATCGTTCTAAGCACCGGCAACAAATCCGAACTAGCGGTCGGTTATTGTACGATCTACGGCGACATGTGTGGCGGATTGGCGGTCATCAGCGACATCCCCAAAACGATGGTGTATCAGATTGCGCGATGGATCAATCGTGAACGCGAAATCATTCCTCACAATACCATTGATAAAGCGCCTTCGGCTGAATTGAGACCCGATCAAACCGATCAGGATTCTCTCCCGCCGTACGACGTTTTGGATGGAATTTTAAAAGCTTACATCGAGGATCTTAAAGAATACGATGAAATCGTAACGATGGGGTTTAAACCGGAGGTAGTGGATAAAGTTTTGAAATTAGTCGATCGTAATGAATATAAACGCAGACAGGCGGCGCCGGGACTACGGGTGACTTCCAAAGCATTTGGATTCGGGCGACGGCTTCCGATTGCGCAAGGATGGCGTTAAGGTTTGGACGATGTGGAGATAGCCTGCTTGATTTTGTCCATCAATGAAGAAGGGATTTCGCTTTTCTGATGGCAGCCTTTTTTCTTGATCGTTTCAACGAGCTTTTCTTCGAATTTGACCAGTTCATTACACGGCAAGCATAAGCGAATGTGCTCCTGAAATCCTTCAAGCTCTTTGACATCCAGTTGTCCGTCGATGAAAGCATAAACTTTGCTTAACACTTCCGAACACGGAATGAGATGTGAGTGATCCTCTTGACCGTTGTGACTGTGACTCATGCTGATTCCTTGAATGGCTTTCGGTTGATTTCCACGTTATTTCACAAAGCCGTATTCCACGGCGTATTCCCAAAGATATTTTTGAAGAAGCTTACGGCTTCTGAAAAGCCGCGACATCACGGTGCCTACGGGCGTATTTAATATGTCCGACGCTTCTTTATACGAAAACCCTTCGATGTCCACGAGCATTACGACGTCGCGGAACTGTTCGGGTAATTTGTCAATCGCATTGCGAATATCTTCTTCAAGGAATTTGTCTAAAATCCCGGCCGGCGTATCGGACAATGACGAAGAACGGCTGTGTACCTGGTTGTAAAGTGAGAACTCTTCCACATCATCATACCCGCCCACCGTCGGATCTTTAGACGATTTCCGGTACTGTGAAATGTGCGTATTGATCAATATCTTAAAAAGCCATGCCCGCATATTAGTTCCCTGCTCGAACTGATTCAGCGAACGAAAGGCTTTGTAGAAAACTTCCTGGACAAGATCTTCG
The bacterium genome window above contains:
- a CDS encoding NAD+ synthase; this encodes MKIALAQINTRTGDLDNNADAIIRSLRQAENAGADLVVFPELTITGYPPEDLVEKRAFVKKNLAVLERIARETKNTGVIIGFAYPNESGKGHPVFNSAALMDHGQIVGIQHKTLLPNYDVFDEMRHFEPAVERKTLTFRGKKIGVSICEDAWNDKDFWKHPLYPNDPVEELARQKCDVLINISASPFSIKKNVLRLNMFKNIAVKYRLPVVMVNLIGGNDSLIFDGCSFVLDADGNILAQAKAFEEDFFVVDLDKKTGIINAWDESEEKEITDALVLGVRDYLRKCHFNKAIIGLSGGIDSALVAAITTMAIGKDKVIGVAMPSRYSSDHSVADARQLAQNLGIEFRLIPIEPMFKPYLEGLSTEFKGMNEDITEENLQARIRGNILMALSNKFNAIVLSTGNKSELAVGYCTIYGDMCGGLAVISDIPKTMVYQIARWINREREIIPHNTIDKAPSAELRPDQTDQDSLPPYDVLDGILKAYIEDLKEYDEIVTMGFKPEVVDKVLKLVDRNEYKRRQAAPGLRVTSKAFGFGRRLPIAQGWR
- a CDS encoding zf-HC2 domain-containing protein, with product MSHSHNGQEDHSHLIPCSEVLSKVYAFIDGQLDVKELEGFQEHIRLCLPCNELVKFEEKLVETIKKKGCHQKSEIPSSLMDKIKQAISTSSKP
- a CDS encoding sigma-70 family RNA polymerase sigma factor, which gives rise to MTPKEFEEQALQHTESLYNTAMRLTRNPSDAEDLVQEVFYKAFRSLNQFEQGTNMRAWLFKILINTHISQYRKSSKDPTVGGYDDVEEFSLYNQVHSRSSSLSDTPAGILDKFLEEDIRNAIDKLPEQFRDVVMLVDIEGFSYKEASDILNTPVGTVMSRLFRSRKLLQKYLWEYAVEYGFVK